DNA sequence from the Cellulophaga sp. HaHaR_3_176 genome:
CATCTTCTGAAATAGATTTACCTACATAGGTTGTCATCGCCCCAGGGTCCGGACCACCATGACCTGAAATCAAATAATATACAGCTCCTTCTAAACGTGTACTTTTCGAATCTACTTCAGCATATTTTTTTCCAAAAATATCATAAGACAATCCTTTTATTGTTTTTGTCTCAACATCTAACTTTACATTTAAATCTTCTGCTTTTATCGGAATAACATATGTTCTCCCCTCGTAAAGGTGCACACTATCTCTGAGATTATCTGCATTTACGGAAACAAATTCATCGTAAACATCATAAGGATTTGCACCTTGTTTACGTAATAACGATAAAATTCCATCACCTTTTTCAGCTACTGCATACAGTATAGTATCTTGACTATTAACGTTGCTGAACGCAAAAAAGGTAATTACTAAAAAAACAGCTAATCTCATGTTTTAATTAAAATCTAATTTTAAAAATATTTTCTATAAAGTATTTTATGAATATGGTTTAATCTTAATTTTCCATATTTACAGTAGAGTAATCAATTTGCATACCAGTAGTCACCTTGCCTACAAATTTATTCTTCTCTATTGTTGCATTTTTAGCATCTAGCTTTCTATTTTTTATATAATCAACCTTTACAAAAATCATTGCTGGTAAAGCATTGTTAGCTATGTACAAATTTGTTTTATCGATGAAAACTTTATTTTGGACTTTAAAAATATTTTCTAAATTTTTAGCAAATTGTTTACTTTCTATACTCTTATCATGGTGTTCAACAGAAATGATTGCCTTATTAAATTTAGCACCATCTATACTAACAACCAATAATCGCTGATATTCATCGCTATATTTTAAATAGCGTTTATTTATGGCTGCTACATAATCACCAAGGTTTAAATTATTTGAATCATCAGAATCAAACATAAAAACTCGTGCCCCTTTTTCTAAAAGCTCTTGAGCTATACCATAAACAACTTGATTTTTAACACTCGATGTATTTTTTAAAACAGATAAATTTTCTGAGTCAAATACATCAAATAACAAATAGTAAACTGCTTTTTTAAGTGTACTATCTTTTTTTGTTAAAGACTGCAACCTTGTATTAAAAATAGGAGTATCGACATTTTCAGAAAGATTGATAACCTTGCCCATACTATTAAAAGATGTTTCACTTTGAGGAAGTGTATATGTAACTCCAAATTTAAGCTCACTACCCTTGCTTATTTTACCTTTATTTAAATCTATAAATTTTTGATAATTTGTATTTACATCCAGTCCTTCTCCTTGTAAAACAGAAACAATACCATCTCCTTTTTTAGCTTTAAAAGTTTGAATAATCTCTTGAGAGAAAGCACTTATTGACACAAAAAATAAAAAAGGAATAACAAAAAATTTATTGAAAATCATACCATGTGTCGTTTCACAAATATTATTAAAAATACTGTCCAATTCCAAATACAATTCCGTTAGTTTCATTAGGTGTTATACCATATCCATAATCTAGCCTAAAAATAGCATTGAAAATTTTTTTATGAATGAAACGTAAACCTAAGCCTGGATAAACTCTAATATTATTTGATCTTGTAAAATCATCAAAACCTCCTCCTGGATCCCTCCAAGAACCTGCATCTATAAAAGCGTTACTCTGTAGCACAAACCAATTTCTATCAATTAAAGTATATCTATATTCAGTGTTTAAAACTATCGCCCCTGTACCCCTATCAATACTATTACCTACACCTCTAATATTTAAATTATTATCTAAAGTAAATGGCGCAAATGGTGTTTTTGGGTTGCTAGATAAGCCTAAACGCAATCTATTTGCCCAATTCCCTTTCTTTCCTATTCTTTTAAAATAGCTAAAATCATTAAATCCGATAAAGAATGGCTGTAAATTTTCATCTTTACTACCTACATACTGAAAATTTAAAGCACTTTTAAACCCTGATAAATATTGATGTTGATAATGTACATTATCGTAATTATATAAAAATTTATACAAATGTTTATTTACCTTCAATTGTTGTGGAACATTATCTTTTGTTACTCCAGATATATATTGGTAATCTTCATTAAAAAAGCTATAACCGAAAGCTAATCTATTATTAAAATTTATCTCGTAAAGGCCCAAAATTTCAATACCGTGGTTATTATATTTATAGTTTGCCGTTTCTTGATCAATAAAAACAGGTTCTTCAGTAGTTAAATCATTATAATTTATTGCTAACCCTAATTTATTCGAAAATAAATAAGGTGCTTCAAAGTTTACCCCATAGGAACTAAAGTTATCATATTGATAAAAGCCACCTAAAGTAATATCTTGTCCCAGTAAATTAAATTCTTGTAAGCCTATTCTAAAAGCAAACTCATCATTAGATGAACTAAAGAGATTCGCAAAAGGTATTAAAGTAAAATTTTCTTCAACTTTAAAAACTAACTTATAGGTATTTTTTTTTAAAGGAACTAAAGTATATGTTGTGTTTGATATTGATGGAAGTCGCTTTAATCGCGTAATATCTTTTTCAATTATAACTGAATCTAATTTAACATTAACTTTAGATACAATTATTTTTTTAATAAATGATTTTCTAATTTTTTTTAAGCCGACTATTTCTATTTCAACAACGGTATTATTTTGCGCATACAATTTACCAATTGATAGCATCAGTAACATAATAAAAATGGGCACTATTACCTTTTTTAAAATCAAAATGGTTTTCTTAATTATATATTTTATATAACTCCTTAAGTGTTTGTTCTGCTGGTTTATTTTGAGGTGTAAATCTATTATCGTTATTACCGCCAGATTGCTTATGGTCTATAAACCATTTCCAAACATAGCCTCCTGCAAACCAATCTTCAGACCAAAACTCTTGAATAATCGCTTTAGTAGCATTCACTTGCGCTTCTAAATTCACATTTTCTTCATTACGGTCTACCAACCAAGGTTTTTTAGCAGTATAATCCATACTGCGATACCCATATTCAGTAAATAAAATTGGCCTTTTTTTAGCTATCGCTATTTTCTCTATTCCTACCTTCCATTGTTGCCAACTTTTTCTTAGCGACTCTACAGATGGTGATTGTTCTTCTGAAAGTGGAAAATAAGCATCAATCCCTATATAATCTAAATCCTCCCAGAAAGTTGTTTTAGTGTACTCATCCCAATTAGAAGCGTAGGTTAATTTACCTTTATAAATTTCTTTAATCTCTTTAATTAATTGCTTCCAATACGTTGGCCTATTTTCTACAAATTTTTCTAATTCAGTACCTACACAAAAAATTTCAACATTAGTTTCTGCTGCAAGTTCTGCGTAAGTAATTATAAATTTTTTATAAGTGCTTTCTAAAACCTGCCACTCTTCTTCTGTTTTCATTTCAAGAGCTCCAGTAAACTCACCTCCTCTAATCCATATTTGAGGCTTTAACATTATTTCAATGCCATTTTTGTTAAGCATATCAATATATTGACTTACTCCTTTTTTGGTTTCTCCATACCATTGTCTTTCGGTATTAAACTTAACTTCAGGAGAATTAATATCATTTATAAAACCAAAAGGCATTACTGCAGCATGGTTTGAATTTAAATTTACAACACTATTTACGTGATCTTGCACAACTTCAATTCGAGAAGACACAAAACTAACTCCGTTTATTTTTTTTTTATTTTGACTGGTACAAGAAAGTTGTAGTAGGCACAAAAAGAAAAACCCTATTTTTTTCATCGTTTGTAATTAACGAATCAAAAATAGGGTATATAATTTTATTAATCTTTAAAAGATACCGCGTAAACCTAAATTAAAAGTTTCTCCTAAACCTGTGTTATTTCCCCTAATAAAGTTGGTATATAACAACTCTAAATTTAAAGCTTTCGTTAATTGATATTTTGCACCACCACCAACTGCAGTATAATCTTGTGCAAAATCGTTACCCAAATCAATTCGTTGTGAGTGCTGTGCTAATCCTAAAACTGTAAATTTAGATGAAGGAAAATAGCTTAAAAACACACCCGGCGTCAAGCCCAAACTATTATTGGCAAAACTTTCATTTTTATCACCAAAATGAAGCTCAGAATTTAACTCAGAAAACAATTGCCATTTATCACCCGGAAAAGTGTAATCATAAAAAAATCGATTTTGCCATGTATACCCTTTTTGATCTAAAAAAACTCCGTTTTCAGATTCATTATCAACTAAAGGAATGAAAAAAGAACTTTGAATACTAAAATTACTAACCGATGTAAAAGGCACAAATTTTACTGAAGGAGCAATTGATGTTAGACCCGAACGAGCTGAAGAATTTTCTCCATCAAATTTAAATACATCTAATGCATCCCTACCATTGATAACATTAGATTTAAACTCTAAAATCACACCTAAATTCCACCTTTTATTACTTCCCACTCCCGTGTAAGCTTCTAACGTAGAGGTGAAAAATGTTTGTCTAGGTATATCTCCTTCTACAAAAGTACTTTTAGTTTCAGTGTATAAATTGTTGAACCACTTTAAATCTATTTGACCTTTACCTATTAACTTAGAAGGAGTGTATTGTTGAATATTACTTTTTTCTTCATCATCTTGAGAAAAGCCAAGAGTAATCGTTAACATTAATAATACTATTGCTATAAAGTTTTTGTTTTTCATAATTTGGTTTATTATTTAGCTTCATTTAAAGTCCAATCGTACGGGTAATAATTAATCTTAGAACCCTCTGGCAACTTTTGTGTTTTGTATTTGTTTATAAAATCTGCGGTTGTCTTTCCATTTTTTTCAAAATCAACCTTATACCATTCAAATATTTGCGAAACTTTTACTTTACCCTTTTCTACTACAATAAAATTGGGGTTATCTAATGCTTTTTTTGTTTGCTGTGCCAATTGACTTTTTAATTTAGATGGTAAATAAGCTTCATTAATTATAGGAGGACACCCCAACCCAGCACAGACTAAAACAAAATGAAAACGAGCTTCGTTAGGAAAAACAGCCCTTAACATTTTATTTTCAATATCATTTAATGTAATATTTTTTCCTCCAACATTATATTTTACTTTATCAAAAAAACCAGGCACATCTAAAGGTGATTTTATAGGATAATTAGAAACAACACCACTAATAACTGCAATATTATATGCATTTATCCAAAATGACTGATACTCTAAGGCATTTGCTTTTGATACTGAAATACCTGAAGCTAAATCCATTAACTCCTTTAAACTAGTATCATTTTTTTTAATTCTTGAATAAGAAACCTTCCCATTACTAACATACTCTTTTAAAAATTTATCTGACTTACTAAGGAAGTCATCTGAACTTTGTGAGTAAATAAAATTAAAACTTATTAAAATTAACATTATATTAATAGTCTTTTTCATACGATATTTATTTGTTTGACGTTTAGAAATTAGTCGGTACATTTTCAAAATGCTAACATAATCGACATTTATTAATCTTGAATATTCAAATAGACATAAAGAATATCACAATTCTATAACAGAAATGTTTTTAAAAAAACTTAAATTAAATGCATTATCCATGTTAAGTTTCAAGAATTAATTACGACTCAACCAAAACAACCAATCAAAGCATATGGAAAACATTGTCATTATTGGAAATGGAATAGCGGGTGTAACAGCCGCTAGACATATTCGAAAATTATCCGATAAAAAGATTACGATTATATCTGCCGAAAGCGAATATTTTTTCTCGAGAACAGCTTTAATGTATGTATACATGGGGCACATGAAATTTGAACACACACAGCCTTACGAAAGTTGGTTTTGGAAAAAAAATAGAATTGATTTACTTAACGCTTTTGTAGAAAAAGTAGATCACGAAAATAAAAGCCTACAGTTAAAAGGTGGTACCACTATATCTTATGATAAATTGATTCTAGCAACAGGGTCTAAACCTAATAAGTTTGGTTGGCCAGGGCAAGATTTAAAAGGTGTACAAGGGTTATATTCTAAACAAGATCTTGAAAAACTTGAAGAAAATGCACCAGATAATAAAACATGTAATAGAGCTGTAATTGTTGGTGGTGGACTTATTGGTATTGAAATGGCTGAAATGTTAAGAAGCCGAAAAATACCTGTTACATTTTTAGTAAGAGAAGATAGTTTTTGGAACGGCGTACTTCCAAAAGGAGAATCGCAGTTAATAAATGAACATATTTTAGAACATCATATAGATTTACGTTTGAATACTAATTTAGAAGAAATTATTTCTGATGAAAATGGTCGTGCTAAAGCTATAAGAACAGATAAAGGCGATATTATTGATTGTAACGTCGTAGGATTAACTGCTGGCGTTGCACCAAATATAGATTTTCTTAAAGATTCTGGCATTGAATTAGGTAGAGGTGTAAAAGTAAATAGACTTTTAGAAACTAATATAAAAGATATATATGCTATTGGTGATTGTGCTGAACAACACGAAGGCATTGGAAGTAGAAGACCTATTGAAGCTGTATGGTATACAGGCCGAATGATGGGGGAAACTCTTGCTCAAACCATTTGCAACAAACCTACAGAGTATAAACCAGGACATTGGTTTAATTCTGCCAAATTTTTAGATGTTGAATACCAGACTTATGGTTGGGTTTTTAGTGAAAGAAGTAAAAAAGATGATGAAGCCCATTTTCATTGGAGAGATTCATCTGAAAAAATATGTATTACAATTGCATACCATAAAGAGAGCAAACAATTTTTAGGCATTAACACTTTTGGTATACGGATGAGACATGAAATATTTGATCGTTGGTTAACAGAATCCAAAGATGTATACTATGTAATGGAATATCTAAAAGATGCCAATTTTGACCCTGAATTCTTCAAAAAATATGAAGACAAAATAGTATCAAAATTTAATACAGAATTTGAAACAAACATCAACACTAAAAAGAAAAGCTGGAAAAGAATTTTTAGCAAAGCCTAATAGCTATAAGATAAATTTATGAAAACAATTCAAAATATTGGCCTTGTGATTTTTTTACTAGGCTTAGCAACATTTACCGCTTTACCTCTACTTGGTACTTTTAAAGTAGACCAAACTTCATTCGATCAAATCATTTCAGATAAAAAAATCAAAAGCGAAGTTTTTATCCAAAACATTGAAAAAAATGTTGTCGGGAAAGAATTTAACGGCATGCAGCAATTGTCGCCCAAAGTTAGTAATGCATTAAAAATTGCTAATGAAACCCATGTAAAAAACAAAGAGTACGATAAAAAAATATACACTAGCTCTAGTGATATGGCGGCCCTTATTGGCAAAAAATCAGGCACTGGCTATATCGCTAATCATAAAGGTATAATGTGGTTTTTATCTTTTGGATTAGGAATTATAGGTGCTTTACTATTTATATTGCCTAATGTAATTTTATTAGGTAAAAAAGGAATTAAAAATGACGGTGTTTATCATGATAGTGCAACTAGCAGAGGCTGGATCGCATGGATGGTTTTCATCTTCTTAGTTTCTTTTTATTTAGTTCTTTATTTTGCTTCAGAATACGCAGTAAACTGGACCTTCGTAGTAGATCCTATAAGTGAAAGTTTAAGCGGAAACCCAGCTGGCCATTGGTTTGTATATGGGTTTATGTATTGCGTAGTTATGTCGGTTATGGCCGTACGGATGTATATAAAATATCGCCATAACGTTTACCAAATGGTACGTACAACATCTGTACTGTTTTTTCAAATTGTATTTGCATTTCTTATACCTGAAATAATGGTGCGTTTACAAATGCCTTATTATGATTTTAAAAATGCTTTTCCTTTAGATTATGATTTCTTTTTTCAATGGAACTTAAAAGACCTATTAAATAGTGGAGGAATTGGGCTTTTTATATTAGTTTGGGGTATTGTATTAACATTGGTTGTTGTACCTGTAATGGTTTACTTTTTTGGTAAAAGATGGTACTGCTCATGGGTATGTGGATGTGGTGGATTAGCTGAAACTTTAGGTGACCCCTACAGACAACATTCTAGTAAATCACTTTTTTCATGGAAAGTAGAACGTTGGTTAATACATGGTGTATTAGTTTTTGCCGTGGGTATGACAATATTAACACTTTATAGCTTTTTTGCTGAAACTAGTACCGTTTTAGGTATAAAAACTTCAAGCATTCAAAATTTATACAGTTTATTAATTGGTTCTATTTTTGCTGGAGTTATAGGTACTGGGTTTTATCCAATATTTGGTAATAGAGTTTGGTGTAGATTTGGCTGTCCGCTTGCAGCTTATTTAGGTTTTGTTCAACGTTTTAAATCTCGTTTTAGAATTACAACTAATGGTGGTCAGTGTATCTCTTGTGGTAACTGTTCAACATATTGCGAACAAGGTATAGATGTTAGAGCCTATGCTCAAAAAGGAGAAAACATTGTTCGATCTAGTTGTGTAGGTTGTGGTGTATGTTCTGCTGTTTGCCCTAGAGGAGTTTTAAAATTAGAAAATGGACCAGAAGAAGGTCGTATAAATCCTACTGAAGTTTTACTTGGTAATGACGTAGATTTAATGGATTTAGTAAACAAGAAATAATCAATAATGTATTTAAAAGCTTTTTTTTATGTTTGTGTCTTTGCTTTATTTTGCACTAATGCAACTGCAAAAACATATTCCAAGAAATATTACGAAACTGGAAAACTAAAATCTGAAGGTTGGGTTGATAATGGAAAAAAAAGTGGTTATTGGAAATTCTACTATATGAATGGTAGAATTTCAGAAGAGGGACATTATGATGAAAATAAAAAAATAAAATATTGGCACTACTATAATGAATACGGTAAATTAAAACAACAAGGAAGTTATATAGACGGTCAAAAATCTAAATGGTGGTTGTTTTTTGATACTAATGGTCAAATTAATCACAAGTGTCAATTAAGTGAAGGAGTTAAAAATGGTTACTGTTTAAAGTACATTAATGAAAAACTTTCTTCTGCTGAAAAATATGAAAATGGAAAAAAAATTAATGAATGGTTTAGCTTCTCAAGTTTTAAAAGCGACAACAAACTTTCTGATTTAAAATAATGACCCATATTAAAGTTATTATTCCCGCATTTAACGAGGCTGATTCCATAGCTCATGTTATTCAAGAAATTCCAGACATTGTTTCTGAAATAATTGTAGTCAACAACAACTCTACAGACGATACGGCTAGCAATGCCAAAAAAGCAGGTGCTACAGTACTTACAGAGAAAAAAAAAGGTTACGGATACGCTTGTTTACTTGGTATGGAGCATATCCGTAAACAATCTAAAAAACCAGATATAGTTGTTTTTATAGATGGTGATTATTCTGATTACCCAAAAGAGCTCACAAAAATTATTGCACCAATACTCAATGACAACATAGATATGGTTATTGGAGCCAGGGATGAGAATTTAAGAGAAGAAGGCTCGATGACTCCTCAACAAATTTTTGGAAATTGGCTTGCTACTTTTTTAATGAAATTATTCTTCAGTGCAAAGTTTACCGATTTAGGTCCATTTAGGGCTATGAAATACGATAAACTACTCGAACTGAACATGCAAGACAAAACTTATGGATGGACCGTTGAGATGCAATTGAAAGTTTTGAAAAAGAAATTTACATATACCGAAGTACCAGTACGTTATAAAAAAAGAATTGGCATATCAAAAGTGTCAGGTACAGTAAAAGGTAGTATATTTGCAGGCGTAAAAATCTTAAGTTGGATTTTTAAATATAGTTTAAAATAAAATGACTCTAACAGTTTCCTACATCATTATTGTAATTTACAGTATTTCATTATTGTTAATCTTCTTTTATAGCCTTGCTCAATTAAATCTATTGATCAACTATTTAGGTAATAAAAGACAAAATCAAACTGCAGCTAAATTCAATCTTTTAGATGCAAAAGAAATACCTTATATTACTATTCAACTTCCTGTTTATAATGAGGAATATGTAATGGATCGCTTATTAGAAAACATTGCAAAATTAGAATACCCTTCTAACAAATTAGAAATTCAAGTTTTAGATGACTCTACTGACGATACTGTTATAGAAACAGCTAAACATGTAAAAAAACTTCAAGAAACTGGTTTAGATATTGTACATATTACACGTACAAATAGATCTGGTTTTAAAGCTGGAGCATTAAAAGAAGGATTAGAAATTGCTAAAGGTGATTTTATAGCCATTTTTGATGCTGATTTTTTACCATCTGCCGATTGGCTTAAAAAAACAGTTATTTATTTTAAAGATGAAGAAATTGGTGTTGTTCAAACCCGTTGGGGACATATAAACCGAGACTATTCTACATTAACACGTATACAAGCTTTTGCTTTAGACGCTCACTTTACATTAGAACAAGTAGGGCGAAATGCTAAAGGTCACTTTATTAATTTTAATGGTACTGCTGGTATATGGCGTAAAGAATGTATTCTTGATGCTGGTAACTGGGAAGGTGATACTTTAACTGAAGATTTAGATTTAAGTTATAGAGCACAACTTAAAAACTGGAAGTTTAAATATTTAGAAGATGTTGAAACTCCTGCAGAGCTTCCTGTAGTAATTAGTGCTGCTCGTTCTCAACAATTTAGATGGAATAAAGGTGGTGCTGAAAACTTTAGAAAATCTGTAACTAGTGTTGTTTCTGCTAAACATATCCCATTTAAAACCAAATTCCATGGGGTTATGCACTTACTAAATAGCTCAATGTTTTTATGTGTATTTATTGTTGCTGTATTAAGTATTCCAATGTTATACATTAAAAATAGTTATGGCCATTTAGGGTGGATTTTTGAAGTTACAAGTTTCTTTATCGTAAGTACAGTTATATTATTTGTCTGCTATTGGTTTACCTACAAGAGTATTCAAGGTAGTGGTTTTGAAAATTTCATAGATTACATTAAAATATTTTTTACCTTTTTCTCAGTAGCATTAGGTTTTTCTTTACACAACTCTATTGCTGTACTTGAAGGCCATATGGGTAAAAGAAGTGAATTTGTTAGAACTCCAAAATTTAACCTCGACAACATTAAAAACAGTTGGAAAGGAAATAAATATTTAGCTAAAAAACTATCTCCAAATATGATTTTAGAGGCTGCTCTAATGGTTTATTTCTTATTTGGTATGTATAGCGCAATTCCTTTAAATGATTTTGGTTTATTCCCTTTTCATTTCATGCTATTTCTTGGTTTTGGCTTTGTATTCTTTAAATCATTGACAGCAAGAGCATAAGTATGGAAAAGTATTGGAAACTTCATAAACTTCCAATTTTAATAGTACTTATCAGTGCTATATGCTATAATCTTTTAGCTTTTAATTTTCAAAGAGATGAGTTCATTAAACTAATATCCATTTTTCTTGGATTATCAATTTTATGCTATAAACTCATTGAATTTGAAAAGCTAAATTTTAGGTTTCTTTTATTTTCTGGAATAATATTTAGAATTATTTTTCTTTTAATTCTTCCCAATTTATCGCAAGATTATTTTCGATTTATATGGGATGGAGAGCTACTATCTAATGGTTTAAATCCATATTTAAAAACACCCAATCAACTTATTGAAGAATCTAATTTAATAATTGATAACGTCATTAAACTATATAATGGCATGGGAAGCTTAAGTGCCAAACACTATAGCAATTACCCTCCTCTAAATCAAATCATTTTTGCCATATCAGTATTTATTGGCGGCAAAAGTATTGCGGGTTCTGTAGTTGTAATGCGCCTCTTTATTATTTCTGCAGATATCGGAATTGTACTTATTGGTCGTAAATTATTAAAAAAAATAAATCGAGCTCCTCACCTTATTTTCTGGTATTTTTTAAATCCATTAGTTATTGTTGAACTTACCGGAAATCTTCATTTTGAAGGGGTAATGCTTTTCTTTTTTATATGGTCATTGTACTTAATCTCTAAAAATAATTGGAAAATTGGAGGTGTAATTTACGCCTTATCTATTTCCGTAAAATTGGTCCCACTAGTCTTTCTTCCTCTTTTCTTAAAACATTTAGGCTTCAAAAAAAGCATTTTTTTTTATAGCATTATAGGCCTAACAACATTGACTTTAATAGCCCCTTTCTATTCTTCTGAATTTATACATAATTATTCTAAAACGATTGGATTATGGTTTTCTAATTTTGAATTTAATTCCAGTATTTATAATTTAGTTAAAGAAATAGCCGTAAGTCATTTTGATGCTAAACCTTGGGAGCTTATAAAAGTGTATGGCAAAATAACTCCTATCATCGTTATTACTTCTGTTTTATTATTTACGTTTTTTAAAGTAGATAGAAATATAACAACATTAATAACAGCAATGCTTTGGGTACTTTCTATTTACTACTTTACATCAGCAACCGTACACCCTTGGTATATTATTTTTCTAATACTACTTACCGTTTTTACAAATTACAGATATTCTATCGTATGGTCTTTAGCTGTTGTACTTAGTTATTGGGCATATTCAAATAGTGATTATAAAGAACATTTAGGAATATTGCTTTTTGAATATATTGCAGTATATGGTTTTATGTTTTACGAAATATTTAAGCTTCGTAACAAAAAGCACGTTTTTTGTAAAAAAAATACCATAAATGATGTCAAGTCAAATTAATTTGTACTTTTGATTTATAATGAACAATAAAAATTACATATCTACAACTGACAGGTCTTTCGCACCTGCACGTTCATTTACACCTACACGTCGCCGCCCGTAAGGGTGTGTCATATTATGGAAATAGGTGAGTCCATTTCCGCAGAAAACAAAACGATATTTCAATTAACTTTTACTTTTAAACATAAAATTGGCAATGGAAATACTGATTGCTAACGAATCACATTTTAAATACGCTGAAGTGATTTGCGACACTATAGCCGAATCTGCAAAAATAAGAGGCACTGGTATTGCTAGGCGCACCCCTGAATACGTTTGTAAAAAATTAGAAAACGGGAATGCTGTTATAGCTCTAGAAGATGGTCAATTTGCTGGCTTCTGCTACATTGAAGTTTGGGGACATGAAAAATTTGTTGCCAATTCAGGACTAATTGTACACCCCGATTTTAGAGATAGAGGGTTAGCTAGACAAATTAAAGAACGAGTTTTTAATTTATCAAGAGAGAAATTTCCTGACGCTAAAATTTTCGGTATTACTACTGGTTTAGCTGTCATGAAAATAAATTACGAACTAGGCTATAAACCTACC
Encoded proteins:
- a CDS encoding glycosyltransferase family 2 protein, encoding MTHIKVIIPAFNEADSIAHVIQEIPDIVSEIIVVNNNSTDDTASNAKKAGATVLTEKKKGYGYACLLGMEHIRKQSKKPDIVVFIDGDYSDYPKELTKIIAPILNDNIDMVIGARDENLREEGSMTPQQIFGNWLATFLMKLFFSAKFTDLGPFRAMKYDKLLELNMQDKTYGWTVEMQLKVLKKKFTYTEVPVRYKKRIGISKVSGTVKGSIFAGVKILSWIFKYSLK
- a CDS encoding cellulose synthase family protein codes for the protein MTLTVSYIIIVIYSISLLLIFFYSLAQLNLLINYLGNKRQNQTAAKFNLLDAKEIPYITIQLPVYNEEYVMDRLLENIAKLEYPSNKLEIQVLDDSTDDTVIETAKHVKKLQETGLDIVHITRTNRSGFKAGALKEGLEIAKGDFIAIFDADFLPSADWLKKTVIYFKDEEIGVVQTRWGHINRDYSTLTRIQAFALDAHFTLEQVGRNAKGHFINFNGTAGIWRKECILDAGNWEGDTLTEDLDLSYRAQLKNWKFKYLEDVETPAELPVVISAARSQQFRWNKGGAENFRKSVTSVVSAKHIPFKTKFHGVMHLLNSSMFLCVFIVAVLSIPMLYIKNSYGHLGWIFEVTSFFIVSTVILFVCYWFTYKSIQGSGFENFIDYIKIFFTFFSVALGFSLHNSIAVLEGHMGKRSEFVRTPKFNLDNIKNSWKGNKYLAKKLSPNMILEAALMVYFLFGMYSAIPLNDFGLFPFHFMLFLGFGFVFFKSLTARA
- a CDS encoding mannosyltransferase → MEKYWKLHKLPILIVLISAICYNLLAFNFQRDEFIKLISIFLGLSILCYKLIEFEKLNFRFLLFSGIIFRIIFLLILPNLSQDYFRFIWDGELLSNGLNPYLKTPNQLIEESNLIIDNVIKLYNGMGSLSAKHYSNYPPLNQIIFAISVFIGGKSIAGSVVVMRLFIISADIGIVLIGRKLLKKINRAPHLIFWYFLNPLVIVELTGNLHFEGVMLFFFIWSLYLISKNNWKIGGVIYALSISVKLVPLVFLPLFLKHLGFKKSIFFYSIIGLTTLTLIAPFYSSEFIHNYSKTIGLWFSNFEFNSSIYNLVKEIAVSHFDAKPWELIKVYGKITPIIVITSVLLFTFFKVDRNITTLITAMLWVLSIYYFTSATVHPWYIIFLILLTVFTNYRYSIVWSLAVVLSYWAYSNSDYKEHLGILLFEYIAVYGFMFYEIFKLRNKKHVFCKKNTINDVKSN
- a CDS encoding GNAT family N-acetyltransferase, with amino-acid sequence MEILIANESHFKYAEVICDTIAESAKIRGTGIARRTPEYVCKKLENGNAVIALEDGQFAGFCYIEVWGHEKFVANSGLIVHPDFRDRGLARQIKERVFNLSREKFPDAKIFGITTGLAVMKINYELGYKPTTFSELTDDPDFWKGCQTCKNFDILTRTERKMCLCTGMLYDPNAQIKKKNIEVQPEKEKLNTKAFKRLKSIKESLFLIKKEK